Genomic segment of Paenibacillus polymyxa:
GCTTCTCGCCGGATTCCATCGACTTTGTTTTCTAAATGCAATGAATTCACTTTGCGTGTGCAGAGGGCGGCGGCTTGTCCGACTGCCCTTGCCTGCAAAGTATTCTTTTTCTGACACAACGCTCATGTACGTAACAACGCACCATCCAACCGGGGGAACAGGCCCCGAGAAGCAGGAGGGATGTCATTGAAAGCCTTATTTGAGAAGGAAAAAAATTACTGGAGTCATAAACTGGAATCTGAGGATCATATCATCTGCCTACCCTACACCAACCATGTGTCCAGAAATACAACTGTAACGAGTTTAAATTCCCATACGTACACGCTCACATTTCCAACTGAAATTTCCCAAAGAATATCATCTATAACAGGTGGCGCTCCATGGGCCGTGTTTATGGTCCTGCTTGCTGGAGTAGAGAGCTTATTGCATAAATACACATGTGAGGAACGTGTGCTGCTGGGCATTCCGGTAGCCAAGTCTAGCAACGGTGCTACAAAGCCGATCAACCATCTGCTTTTATTGAAAAATACGCTGGATTCCAGCACAACCTTCAAAGCCTTGCTGTCTCAAATCAAAACCTCTGTCGGCGAAGCTATTGAACATCAAAACATTCCTTTTTGGAACTATTCTGAATTACTTGACATTCAACGTAATGAGGATGGAAAGCCTCTTATTCACACCACAGTATCCTTGCAAAACATTCATATTTCTGATTTTTTGAATCACGTACAATCTGAACTAGATTTCCAGTTTCAATGGGAAAATGAAGCGGTCTCCCTGAACGTAAAGTATAATAGCGACCGTTATAGCGAGACGACGATTGAGCACTTTGTTGAGCAGCTTCTGCGGCTGTACACTATTGTTTTGCAGCAGCCAGAGTTGGCGATTTCCACAACACAAGTGCTGTCAGAGCAAGAAGTAGAGCAGCTGGTCCATACCTTCAACGATACAAATGTGGATTATCCACGTCATGCGTCTATTCATGAATTGTTCGAGAAACAGGCGAAGCAGGCACCACAGCAGGTGGCGGTAGTGTGTGGGCAAGATAGCCTAACCTATGCAGAATTGAATGAAAAGGCCAACCGACTGGCTCATTCTTTACGTAAGCAGGGAATCCGCACCGAGCAGACGGTCGGCATTGTAGCTGAACGCTCGATTGAGATGATTGTCGGTATGCTCGGAATTCTCAAAGCAGGTGGAGCATATGTACCCATTGATTCTGATTACCCGGATGAGCGTGTACGCTATTTGCTGAAGGATTCCGGTGCGGACATACTGCTCGTGCAGCGAATGGAACATCGGCCCACTGATTTTAAGGGAAGGGTGCTTGACCTTAGCGATGCTACAATTTATGGAACGGATGATGCTGATCGTTATGATCCCATTTTGCCGAATGATCACGGAACGAATACTGATCCGGGATACGTGGACTGCCTAGATCCGTTCTACTCCATTTCCGCCAGTCCCGAACTTGCTTCTACGACAACCATACAACCAGAAAACATGCAACCCAAAGCTACGCAATCAGAACAAGCAAAACAAATACAGCACGCTTATGCAACTGAAGAACAACCGAAAGCGAGCGCAGCTGGTCGCTTGGCCTATATTATGTACACCTCAGGGACTACAGGCCAGCCCAAAGGGGTTATGGTGGAGCACCGAAATGTCGTGCGTTTGGTGACAAACACAAATTATGCACGCTTGAATGCCGACACGCGCATTTTGCAGACCGGGTCTGTTGTCTTTGACGCGTCCACCTTCGAAATTTGGGGTGCGTTATTGAACGGTGGACAGCTGGTGCTGGTGAGTCAGGATGTTATTTTGGACGCGCCCAAGCTCAAGGAAGTTGTTCGCAATCATGGCATTACCACGATGTGGCTGACCGCACCACTCTTTAATCAGCTATCCCAGCAGGACTTGGAACTATTTGAGGGGATGCGGGAGCTATTGGTTGGTGGTGATGTGCTGTCCGTACCGCATATTAACCGGGTATTGGAGGCCCATCCGAATCTACATATCATTAACGGCTACGGTCCGACGGAAAATACGACCTTTTCCACCACACATGCCATTACCGGCGTTCAATCGGCATCTGTGCCCATTGGTAGCCCGATCCATAACTCGACGGCATATGTCGTGGACGGTTCGATGCAGCTCCAGCCTGTTGGAGCGTGGGGAGAACTGATCGTCGGTGGTGACGGGGTGGCTCGCGGATACCGAAACCGCCCAGAACTGACGACCGAAAAGTTCATTGACAGTCCGTTCCGTGGGGGCGAACGCTGCTATCGAACAGGGGACCTGGTGCGTTGGAATGCGGACGGGACGCTGGAATATAAGGGACGAATCGACGCGCAGGTGAAAATTCGAGGCTACCGGATTGAGCTGGGCGAGGTGGAAGCACAGCTGTTGAAGCTGGAGGCAGTCCGAGAAGCTGTTGTAATTGCACATGAAGATGAGCAGGGGCAAAAGCTGCTCTGCGCATATGTGGTCACCCATGCGGAAGTAGCGACAAGTGAGCTGCGTAGTGCTTTGAGCCAGGAGCTACCGGGCTACATGGTACCGTCGTATTTTGTGCAGCTGGAGCAATTGCCACTGACGCCCAATGGCAAGGTGGATCGCCGAGCGCTGCCACAACCAGAGGGAGGTGTAAGCTCAGGCGCAGAATATGTACCTCCTCAAAATCAATTACAAGCACAACTGGCTAGCATCTGGAAAGATGTGCTGGAGCTTGAGCGCATTGGGATTAAGGATAACTTTTTTGAGGCAGGAGGACATTCCCTGCGGGCGACACATGTCATATCACTCATCTATAAGGAATTGCATAAAAATGTGCAGCTAAAGGATCTGTTCCAGCATCCAACAATTGAACAGCTGGCGCAGGTTATTGAAGCACTGGAGCAAACCACCTATGAATCCATCCCTGTTACGGAGAATAAGCCATTTTATGCGGTTTCTTCAGCTCAAAAACGGATGTATATCCTCAATCAGCTTGATGGAGCGGGAATTAGCTATAACATACCTGGTGCCCTGACTCTGACCGGTTCACTTGATCACAAGGCACTGGATAACGCGTTCCGTCAGCTTATTGACCGCCATGAAACATTGCGCACAAGTTTTGAGACCATGAACGGTGAACCTGTCCAGCGAGTACATGACGAGGTTCCTTTTTGCATGGAATTGACCTATGCTCACGGAGCTGCCCCAAAGGAAACGGATGAGCTGGTACGTAACTTTGTCCAACCATTCGATCTGGGGCAGGCCCCGTTATTCCGAGTTGGTTTGATTGAAACAGACCCAGAGCATTATATTTTGCTCATGGACATGCATCATATCATTTCGGACGGCACCTCTATAAATGTACTAATTCAGGACTTTATTCATTTATATGCAGGCGACACGCTGCCATCGCTACGCATTCAGTATAAAGACTACGCCGCTTGGCAACAGAAGCAGCAGCAAAGTGAACGCTACCGGGAACAGGAAAACTACTGGCTCAATACCTTCGCAGGAGAGCTACCTGTGCTTGATCTACCGACTGATTATCCACGCCCAGCGGTGAGAAGCTTTGAAGGAGATGTGCTGGAATTTACGCTTGACCAACGACAAAGCGAAGGCTTAAAAAGCATTGCGGTGCAGACGGAATCGACATTATATATGGTGCTGTTGGCTGCCTATTCGGCTTTGCTTAGCCACTATAGCGGGCAGGAGGATATTATTGTCGGTTCGCCAATTGCAGGGCGGCCTCATGCGGATCTTGGCAGTCTGATCGGGATGTTCGTGAATACACTGGCAATCCGTAATTATCCAGAAGGCGGGAAAACGTTCCGCGATTATGTGTTGGAGGTCAAGGAAAACGCGTTAAAGGCTTTTGAACATCAGGATTATCCGTTTGAAGAGCTGGTGGAGAAGCTGGGCGTAGATCGAGATTTAAGCCGTAATCCGTTATTTGATACCATGTTTGCACTACAAAACATAGAGCAAAAAGAGCAGCAGCTGGCGGGGCTGCAATTGGCATCTTATCCAAGTGAGCAAACGACGGCCAAATTTGATTTGAGTCTGTTCGCAGTGGAGGATGAAGAACAAATTTCCTGTGCTCTTCAATACGGAACTCGGCTGTACAAACGGGAAACCATTGAACGACTGACTGAACATTTGCAGCAGCTTATCAATGCGGTTATAAAACAGCCGGATATCGCTCTTTCGGCTATAGAAATGGTTTCGGCCCAAGAAAAAGAGCTGCTTGTGCAGAGATTCAATGATACGGTAGCAGACTATCCGTATCCACGAGATCAAGCACTGCATGTGCTGTTCGAGGAACAGGTAGCGCAATCACCAGATCGGCTGGCCATCACCTTTGCGGACGTACAGCTTACCTACCGCGAGCTGAATGAACGTGCCGACCGTCTGGCACGCATACTCGCTTCCCAAGGGATACAGCGCGGGTCCGAGCCAGAGACACAGCGAGTAGGGATTATGGCTGAACGCTCCATTGAAATGGTCGTCGGTATGCTGGCGATTTTGAAGGTCGGAGGGGCTTACGTTCCCATTGATCCTGATTATCCTGAAGAGCGTATCCGTTATTTACTGGAGGATTCCAGTGCGGGGCTGTTACTGTTACAGCGACGTGAGCAGATGCCTTTTGAACCCGGCATTCCGGTCATCGATTTGAGTGATGAACAGCGATGCAATAGCAAATCTGAATGTGACGCTCAGACGGATGGAACAATTGCGATTACAACAGGGGGATCTTCTTCCGATCTTGCGTATGTGATCTACACCTCTGGTACGACAGGCAAGCCGAAGGGCGTGATGATTGAGCACCGTAATGTCGTGCGCCTAGTGAAAAACAAAAGCTATGCCATGCTTGATGAAAATACACGTATGCTGCAATTGGGCGCAGTTGTGTTCGATGCCTCCACATTTGAAATCTGGGGAACGCTGCTGAACGGGGGACAACTGTATGTGGTAAGCCATGACACTATTCTGGATGCCTCCAAGCTCAAACAGGCAATTGACAAGTATCGTGTTAACACGATGTTCATGACTACGGCTTTATTCAATCAGTATTCGCAGCAAGAAATCGGAGTGTTTGCGTCCTTGAAGGAGTTGCTCGTGGGTGGTGATGTGTTGTCTGTACCACACGTCAATCGTGTGTTGAAGGAGTACCCGCAGCTTCGCCTGGCCAATATTTATGGTCCGACGGAGAACACCACCTTTTCCACCATCTATGACATTACAGAACCGCAAACCCAGGCTATTCCCATTGGACGTCCAATTGATCACTCGACCGCTTATGTGGTCAATCGTTCGTTGAAGCTGCAACCTATCGGAGCTTGGGGAGAGCTGATCGTCGGTGGCGACGGTGTTGGGCGAGGATATCTGAATCGGCCCGAGCTTACGGCGGAAAAATTTATTGAAAGTCCATTCCGGTCTGGAGAATATTGCTATCGTACAGGAGACTTAGTGCGTTGGCGTGCTGATGGTGTACTGGAGTACAAGGGAAGAATGGATGAACAGGTCAAAATTCGCGGCTACCGCATTGAACTGGGTGAAATTGAAACCCGATTGTCCACGATTCCAGGTGTGAAGGAATCGGTTGTTACCGTGCGGCAGGACGATCACGGACAAAAACAGCTGTGTGCCTATTTTGCAACAGACAGTGAATTGAGCGCCAGCGACTTACGTAACATTTTGTCGCAGGATCTGCCTGGCTATATGGTGCCGTCTTACTTTGTGCAGCTCTCCAGACTGCCTTTGACGCTGAATGGCAAAGTAGACCGCAGGGCACTGCCCGCACCTGAGCACAATCTCGATACAGGTATGGATTATGTGGCACCCGAGACGGATGTCCAACAGGCACTGGCTACGGCTTGGGGAGCCATTCTTGGTATCCCGAAAGTCGGAATACAGGATAACTTTTTCCATTTGGGTGGTGACTCCATCAAGGCCATCCAAGTATCGTCCCGCTTGTTTCAGGCTGGATACAAGCTGGAAATGAAGGATTTGTTCAAATACCCGACAATTGCGGGACTAAGCACACATATTCAGCCTGTTAACCGAATAGCCGAGCAGGGCGAGGTTACAGGAAATGTAGTGCTTACACCGATTCAGCGCTGGTTTTTTGAACAGCCAACGGAAGAACCACACTATTTTAACCAATCTGTCATGCTCTATCGTCAGGAAGGCTATGACGAACAGGCACTACGGCGGGCGCTCCATCAGATTACTTCGCACCATGATGCATTGCGTATGGTTTTTAGTTTGTCGGAGAACGGATGTACAGCATGGAACCGCAGTGTAGAGGAAGGCGAACCGTACCATCTGGAATGCTTTGACTATAATGACAGCGATGTAAACAAGCAAGATTTGGCGAAGATAATTGAAGCGAAATGCAATGAAATTCAATCTGGTATTTCCCTAAGCGAAGGTCCGCTGATGAGACTGGGGCTGTTCCGTTGCCCGGATGGAGATCATCTGCTGATCGTGATTCATCATTTGGCGGTGGACGGGGTATCCTGGCGCATTTTATTCGAGGATTTGGCGACTGCTTATGATCAAGCCTCCAAGGGTGAACAGGTGATTCAGCTGCCTCATAAAACAGATTCGTTCCAAACATGGGCCGAGCAGCTGCACGCTTATGCCAACAGTCCAGCTATGGAACATGAGCGAGCGTATTGGGGGAAACTTGCACAAGCGGAACTGGCTTCTTTGCCGCAGGATTATGGGCATAACGAGCACGAAAAGCCATTGATTGGCGATAGTGAGTCGGTTACTGCTTTGTGGACACATGCAGAGACAGAGCAGCTGCTCAAGCAGGCCAATCGTGCCTACCGTACAGAAATTAATGACCTGTTGTTGACGGCGGTAGGAATGGCATTGCAAGCATGGAGTGGAAATGATCGTTTCCTGATAAATCTAGAGGGACATGGACGTGAAGCCATTTTACCAGAGGTGGACATTACTCGAACGATAGGGTGGTTTACAAGCCAATATCCTGTTTTGCTCGATATGCCGGAAGAACTGGCACTTTCGCAACGGATTAAGCGTGTGAAGGAAGGGCTGCGCGGCATTCCGCAAAAAGGGATTGGCTACGGTGTACTGAAATATTTATCCGACCGTCAGACACAGGCACCGGAGGCATCTCCAGCCATATTTACGACAGATCCCGAAATCAGCTTTAACTATTTGGGACAGTTCGATCAGGATATGAAAGGGAACGACTTGCAATCATCCTCATATGAAGGTGGGATGCCGCTGAGCCCGACCATGGCTCGAACGTATACGCTGGATTTTGGCGGCATTATTTCGGGAGGCCAACTGGGTCTGACGATTAGCTATAGTCGTACCAGCTATAGACCGGAGACCATCGAGCGATTGGCGAAATTCCTGGAATCGAGCCTGCGTGAAATTTTGGCGCATTGCATCCATAAAGAACACCCGGAGCTTACCCCAAGTGATATTTCTTACAAAGGAATGAGTGTGGAGGGCTTGGACAGCCTCTTATCTGAAATGGGTGCTGCGGGTGAGATCGACAATGTATATGCACTGACCCCTATGCAGAAAGGGATGCTGTTTCACAGCCAGCTAGATAGTCAAGCAGCTGCAAATGACGCATATTTTGAGCAGGTTTCTTATGATATGCGAGGTCAGATGGACATTCGGGCTTTTGCAGAAAGCCTGAATATTCTGGTTCGGCGACATGAGGCGCTGCGTACACATTTTTATTTTGGCAGAGATACGGAACCGTTGCAGGTGGTGTATCGAAATCGGGATTGCGGCTTTCAATATGAAGATTTACACCATCTGGATGAGGATGAAATAGATACCAGGGTGAAAAATTTCAAGCTACAAGATAAAGCACGGGGCTTTGATCTGCGTCGGGATGTCCTGCTGCGTGTAGCGATTTTACGTACCGGAGAAGACAGCTATCATTTTGTATGGAGCTTCCATCATATCGTCATGGACGGCTGGTGCCTGTCCCTTATAAATAAAGAAGTGTTTGAAAGCTATGCAGCACTTCAGGAGGGCAGAGTACCAGAGCTGGCACCGGCAGTGCCGTACAGCCGCTTTATTGAATGGCTGGAAGCACAGGATGCCAAGGCGGCAACCGACTACTGGAGCAGCTATTTATCTGGATATGAGCAGCAAACAGCATTACCAGCTGTAAAATCCGGTCGCAAGAGTGGAGGCAACACGGCTAGTGATTGGGTGACGGTTTTGGAACGTGAGTTGACCCTCCGGGTGGAGGAGACGGCTAAGCGATATCAGGTGACCATGAATACGTTATTACAAACCGTCTGGGGGATTGTGCTGCAAAAATATAACAACCACAGTGATGTCGTATTTGGTAGTGTCGTCTCAGGCCGTCCATCGGATATTATCGGGGTAGAGGATATTATCGGCTTGTTCATTAATACCATTCCAGTTCGCATTCTTAGTGAGGCAGGGGAATCCTTTGCAGAAGTTATGAAGAAAACACAGGAGCAGGCGCTGGCTTCTCATGCGTATGATACGTATCCACTGTTTGAGATTCAGGCATTGACCGACCAGAAACAGGATTTAATTAACCATATTATGGTGTTTGAAAATTATCCGGTAGATGAGCAGGTCGAAGAACTGGGAAGTGACGGGCAGGATACATTCCCAATTTCCAACGTGGTGGCTGCAGAGCAGACTAACTATGATCTGAGCTTAGTCGTTATGCCGGGAGAATGCATCAAGATTCGTTTTATGTATAATGCGTTAAGTTATGATCAAACAGGCATTAAGCGTCTGCATGGGCATTTTGTGAATCTGTTGGAGCAAGTTTTGCTTAACCCGAATGTTTGCGTAGAAGAGCTGGAACTGGTTACAGCGGCGGAAAAACAACAAATTACAGGAGAGTTTAATGACACTGCCTCTGCA
This window contains:
- a CDS encoding non-ribosomal peptide synthetase codes for the protein MKALFEKEKNYWSHKLESEDHIICLPYTNHVSRNTTVTSLNSHTYTLTFPTEISQRISSITGGAPWAVFMVLLAGVESLLHKYTCEERVLLGIPVAKSSNGATKPINHLLLLKNTLDSSTTFKALLSQIKTSVGEAIEHQNIPFWNYSELLDIQRNEDGKPLIHTTVSLQNIHISDFLNHVQSELDFQFQWENEAVSLNVKYNSDRYSETTIEHFVEQLLRLYTIVLQQPELAISTTQVLSEQEVEQLVHTFNDTNVDYPRHASIHELFEKQAKQAPQQVAVVCGQDSLTYAELNEKANRLAHSLRKQGIRTEQTVGIVAERSIEMIVGMLGILKAGGAYVPIDSDYPDERVRYLLKDSGADILLVQRMEHRPTDFKGRVLDLSDATIYGTDDADRYDPILPNDHGTNTDPGYVDCLDPFYSISASPELASTTTIQPENMQPKATQSEQAKQIQHAYATEEQPKASAAGRLAYIMYTSGTTGQPKGVMVEHRNVVRLVTNTNYARLNADTRILQTGSVVFDASTFEIWGALLNGGQLVLVSQDVILDAPKLKEVVRNHGITTMWLTAPLFNQLSQQDLELFEGMRELLVGGDVLSVPHINRVLEAHPNLHIINGYGPTENTTFSTTHAITGVQSASVPIGSPIHNSTAYVVDGSMQLQPVGAWGELIVGGDGVARGYRNRPELTTEKFIDSPFRGGERCYRTGDLVRWNADGTLEYKGRIDAQVKIRGYRIELGEVEAQLLKLEAVREAVVIAHEDEQGQKLLCAYVVTHAEVATSELRSALSQELPGYMVPSYFVQLEQLPLTPNGKVDRRALPQPEGGVSSGAEYVPPQNQLQAQLASIWKDVLELERIGIKDNFFEAGGHSLRATHVISLIYKELHKNVQLKDLFQHPTIEQLAQVIEALEQTTYESIPVTENKPFYAVSSAQKRMYILNQLDGAGISYNIPGALTLTGSLDHKALDNAFRQLIDRHETLRTSFETMNGEPVQRVHDEVPFCMELTYAHGAAPKETDELVRNFVQPFDLGQAPLFRVGLIETDPEHYILLMDMHHIISDGTSINVLIQDFIHLYAGDTLPSLRIQYKDYAAWQQKQQQSERYREQENYWLNTFAGELPVLDLPTDYPRPAVRSFEGDVLEFTLDQRQSEGLKSIAVQTESTLYMVLLAAYSALLSHYSGQEDIIVGSPIAGRPHADLGSLIGMFVNTLAIRNYPEGGKTFRDYVLEVKENALKAFEHQDYPFEELVEKLGVDRDLSRNPLFDTMFALQNIEQKEQQLAGLQLASYPSEQTTAKFDLSLFAVEDEEQISCALQYGTRLYKRETIERLTEHLQQLINAVIKQPDIALSAIEMVSAQEKELLVQRFNDTVADYPYPRDQALHVLFEEQVAQSPDRLAITFADVQLTYRELNERADRLARILASQGIQRGSEPETQRVGIMAERSIEMVVGMLAILKVGGAYVPIDPDYPEERIRYLLEDSSAGLLLLQRREQMPFEPGIPVIDLSDEQRCNSKSECDAQTDGTIAITTGGSSSDLAYVIYTSGTTGKPKGVMIEHRNVVRLVKNKSYAMLDENTRMLQLGAVVFDASTFEIWGTLLNGGQLYVVSHDTILDASKLKQAIDKYRVNTMFMTTALFNQYSQQEIGVFASLKELLVGGDVLSVPHVNRVLKEYPQLRLANIYGPTENTTFSTIYDITEPQTQAIPIGRPIDHSTAYVVNRSLKLQPIGAWGELIVGGDGVGRGYLNRPELTAEKFIESPFRSGEYCYRTGDLVRWRADGVLEYKGRMDEQVKIRGYRIELGEIETRLSTIPGVKESVVTVRQDDHGQKQLCAYFATDSELSASDLRNILSQDLPGYMVPSYFVQLSRLPLTLNGKVDRRALPAPEHNLDTGMDYVAPETDVQQALATAWGAILGIPKVGIQDNFFHLGGDSIKAIQVSSRLFQAGYKLEMKDLFKYPTIAGLSTHIQPVNRIAEQGEVTGNVVLTPIQRWFFEQPTEEPHYFNQSVMLYRQEGYDEQALRRALHQITSHHDALRMVFSLSENGCTAWNRSVEEGEPYHLECFDYNDSDVNKQDLAKIIEAKCNEIQSGISLSEGPLMRLGLFRCPDGDHLLIVIHHLAVDGVSWRILFEDLATAYDQASKGEQVIQLPHKTDSFQTWAEQLHAYANSPAMEHERAYWGKLAQAELASLPQDYGHNEHEKPLIGDSESVTALWTHAETEQLLKQANRAYRTEINDLLLTAVGMALQAWSGNDRFLINLEGHGREAILPEVDITRTIGWFTSQYPVLLDMPEELALSQRIKRVKEGLRGIPQKGIGYGVLKYLSDRQTQAPEASPAIFTTDPEISFNYLGQFDQDMKGNDLQSSSYEGGMPLSPTMARTYTLDFGGIISGGQLGLTISYSRTSYRPETIERLAKFLESSLREILAHCIHKEHPELTPSDISYKGMSVEGLDSLLSEMGAAGEIDNVYALTPMQKGMLFHSQLDSQAAANDAYFEQVSYDMRGQMDIRAFAESLNILVRRHEALRTHFYFGRDTEPLQVVYRNRDCGFQYEDLHHLDEDEIDTRVKNFKLQDKARGFDLRRDVLLRVAILRTGEDSYHFVWSFHHIVMDGWCLSLINKEVFESYAALQEGRVPELAPAVPYSRFIEWLEAQDAKAATDYWSSYLSGYEQQTALPAVKSGRKSGGNTASDWVTVLERELTLRVEETAKRYQVTMNTLLQTVWGIVLQKYNNHSDVVFGSVVSGRPSDIIGVEDIIGLFINTIPVRILSEAGESFAEVMKKTQEQALASHAYDTYPLFEIQALTDQKQDLINHIMVFENYPVDEQVEELGSDGQDTFPISNVVAAEQTNYDLSLVVMPGECIKIRFMYNALSYDQTGIKRLHGHFVNLLEQVLLNPNVCVEELELVTAAEKQQITGEFNDTASAYPSNHTIQKLFEEQAERTPDHIAVALGHQSLTYRELNETANRLAHTLRDAGVKSDEPVGILTERSLDMITGTLAILKAGGAYVPVDPQYPEDRIRYMLEDSGAKLLLAQQDLLDRCYFDGQIVNLNEDTSYSADASNLGIDGAGNHAAYVIYTSGSTGKPKGVVVEHQSVVRLVRNTDYVPFDESTRMLQTCAFVFDVSTFEIWGALLNGGQLVLVHKDDLLDAAKLKETIRDHHVTMMWLTTPLFNQLSQQDSKLFGDVKYLLVGGDVLSAPHINRVLRDNPDMNIINGYGPTENTTFSTTYHITEEQLDSVPIGRPICNSTAYVVDSSFNLQPVGAWGELVVGGDGVARGYLNRPELTAERFLANPWRDGDRLYCTGDLVRWREDGILEYAGRIDQQVKIRGYRIELGEVEARLASVPSVRDSVVIALRDGAGQQQLCAYFTADEQLTIREIRAAMSASLPSYMIPSAFVQLDRFPLTTNGKIDRKALPVPDKGLHTGIEYVAPRTDVEQLLASIWQEVLEIPQVGIHDDFFTLGGHSLKVLELIRKVHLATDIELPIRSVMDFPTIEEQALTLLKADLEYKADSPIIRLNEHGPISIFCFPPMLGYGLSFAELAKQLDQDAVVYGLEFVDDAADEQAMLARYVDLIVSTQAQGPYVLLGYSIGGNLAHKVADTLERQGHAVSDIFMLDSVKRAEALPFTAEETEHEIHDMLEQVPESYRELLNETYQRKMIAYAVYGNQLVNTESVQANIHGFVAVGSETVRGTGDNRLLWKDATQGSYEEHSLIGNHYELLEPGFIEENVKSIRATIQKITRNTDKDMTQDLAQHKS